In Saccharicrinis carchari, a single window of DNA contains:
- a CDS encoding chaperone NapD — MNISGAIVKVKPGSDTAVLNALKGVEGCEIHLNQSSRIIVTLEAADVSGEIALVKTIEQIRDVVAVEMVYAYSEDELEQERDKLDLADDTPQWLNNESMDAREIKYGGDLKKKI, encoded by the coding sequence ATGAATATATCAGGTGCCATAGTAAAAGTAAAACCCGGTTCGGATACTGCCGTGTTAAATGCCTTGAAAGGGGTAGAGGGATGCGAAATCCATCTTAACCAAAGCAGTAGGATTATCGTAACCCTCGAAGCAGCGGATGTGAGCGGCGAGATAGCCTTGGTAAAAACCATTGAGCAAATCCGTGATGTTGTTGCCGTTGAAATGGTTTACGCTTATAGCGAGGACGAGCTGGAGCAAGAACGCGACAAACTCGACCTGGCCGATGATACGCCCCAATGGCTTAACAATGAGAGTATGGATGCCAGAGAAATTAAATACGGGGGAGATTTAAAAAAAAAGATATAG